From Spirosoma aerolatum, one genomic window encodes:
- a CDS encoding PVC-type heme-binding CxxCH protein — protein sequence MKRRLLTSVVVAILMASGFISILPDPHDPRAALATMQVPKGFMVQQFAAEPMVTNPTNMDVDERGRVWVTESHNYDVAPAEFDKKGDKVIILDDVNGDGKADKRTVFFEHPGMKAPMGLALAEDRIYLAQGPNLLVLFDTNHDDHADRIDTLFSGFGTRDHGIHAPFWGPDGKLYFSMGNNGGEVRDRFGKPIHDVASNLVNGKGNPYRNGLILRCNPDGSHLETIAHNFRNHYEPALDSFGTLWVSDNDDDGNESVRIDYVMEYGNYGFADEMTGAAWTASRTNLEKTIPERHWHQNDPGVIPTMLITGAGSPAGLCVYEGHQFPALYQNQLLHAEALYNVVRSYATQKQGAGYKASIHNVLKSSQQWFRPVDVSVAPDGSVMVADWYDPGIGGGTAADANKGRIYRVSYGGKAAYHVPVSRFDTPEAATEALKNPNWATRRKAWASLQKMGSKAEDKLLKVYQSTNPVWRARALWLLAKLPSTGTSYLKQALHDPNPDLRITALRAARQQPTFPFALCTPLANDPSPEVRREWAIALRFLKTPEAAESWATLAVQHTGKDRWYLEALGIGSDLHADACFDAWQQKVGVNWNTPAGRDIVWRIRSAKALPLLGQLIRQTPEVNATLRYFRAFDFHPSAGKNDVLVSLLNDPRPDIQRLALEHMDGSSLVRNEPLNRALETALTTAGQTESYVHLVEKFRLTDKREQLLNLVRCCATRQVGIEAMQLLWRFGEKEFVRQQLHDDKTAEAIMTALKGNGSPDALVLLSEVMLDDSRPVELRKTATRLLGSSWVGERALLDEVKKKAFPDVLKPTASSVLFGAFRNEIKREAADYLPKPAGKNGEPLPPVYLLVYESGLASRGKTIFAQNCQPCHRVQQSGALFGPELSKIGAKLSKEGLFRAILYPDEGINYGYETYQIHTRDGSQLTGLLDSESSDEVILKLPGGVKQTLRKADIQSKTKAPQSMMPSFGEALSKQELVDLVAYLTTLR from the coding sequence AAGGATTTATGGTTCAGCAATTTGCCGCCGAACCCATGGTGACGAATCCAACCAATATGGACGTGGATGAGCGCGGACGTGTCTGGGTGACTGAATCCCATAACTACGACGTGGCACCTGCCGAATTTGACAAAAAAGGTGACAAGGTTATTATTCTGGACGACGTAAACGGCGATGGCAAAGCCGATAAACGTACCGTTTTCTTCGAACATCCGGGCATGAAAGCGCCAATGGGCCTGGCTCTGGCTGAAGACCGAATCTATCTGGCGCAGGGACCAAATTTGCTGGTTCTCTTCGATACCAATCACGACGACCATGCCGACCGTATCGATACCTTGTTTTCAGGGTTTGGAACCCGTGATCATGGTATTCACGCGCCTTTCTGGGGCCCCGACGGCAAGCTCTATTTCTCGATGGGCAACAACGGTGGCGAGGTGCGTGACCGATTCGGGAAGCCAATACACGACGTAGCCAGCAACCTCGTTAATGGCAAAGGGAACCCCTACCGTAACGGCCTGATCCTACGGTGCAATCCCGATGGTAGCCACCTGGAAACCATTGCCCATAACTTCCGAAATCACTATGAACCCGCGCTGGATTCGTTCGGTACTCTTTGGGTATCCGACAATGATGACGATGGCAACGAATCCGTCCGGATCGACTATGTAATGGAATACGGCAATTACGGCTTTGCCGACGAAATGACCGGAGCGGCCTGGACTGCCTCACGTACTAATCTGGAAAAAACGATTCCTGAACGGCACTGGCATCAGAACGACCCCGGCGTTATTCCGACAATGCTCATTACGGGTGCAGGTTCGCCAGCGGGTTTGTGCGTATACGAAGGTCACCAGTTTCCGGCTCTCTATCAAAATCAACTCCTTCATGCCGAAGCGTTATACAACGTCGTGCGATCCTACGCAACACAAAAGCAGGGCGCTGGCTACAAAGCCAGTATTCACAATGTATTGAAAAGCAGTCAGCAGTGGTTTCGCCCGGTCGACGTCAGCGTGGCTCCCGATGGCTCGGTCATGGTGGCTGACTGGTACGATCCGGGTATTGGTGGTGGAACGGCTGCCGATGCGAACAAAGGCCGGATTTATCGGGTAAGCTACGGGGGTAAGGCTGCGTATCATGTACCCGTTTCTCGCTTCGATACACCCGAAGCCGCTACGGAAGCGTTGAAAAACCCGAACTGGGCCACTCGCCGGAAAGCCTGGGCTAGTCTGCAAAAAATGGGTAGCAAAGCCGAGGATAAGTTGCTGAAAGTATATCAGTCGACCAATCCGGTCTGGCGAGCACGGGCGTTATGGTTGCTTGCCAAACTGCCCTCTACAGGCACATCTTACCTGAAACAAGCGCTACATGACCCGAATCCTGACCTGCGTATCACTGCTTTACGGGCAGCTCGGCAACAGCCAACTTTTCCATTTGCGCTGTGTACTCCGTTAGCCAACGACCCTAGTCCTGAAGTCCGTCGGGAGTGGGCCATCGCGCTCCGTTTCCTTAAAACACCCGAAGCCGCTGAGTCATGGGCAACCTTGGCCGTACAGCATACAGGTAAGGATCGCTGGTACCTGGAAGCGCTTGGTATCGGCTCCGATCTCCATGCCGACGCCTGTTTCGATGCCTGGCAACAAAAAGTAGGCGTCAACTGGAACACACCAGCCGGGCGCGATATTGTCTGGCGAATTCGTTCGGCCAAAGCCCTGCCCCTACTTGGCCAACTGATCCGGCAAACGCCCGAAGTGAATGCTACGCTACGGTATTTTCGAGCCTTTGATTTTCATCCGTCGGCTGGTAAAAACGACGTACTGGTTTCCTTGTTAAACGATCCGCGTCCTGATATTCAGCGGTTGGCTCTGGAGCACATGGACGGTAGCAGCCTGGTACGAAACGAACCGTTGAACCGGGCCCTCGAAACAGCCCTGACCACAGCGGGCCAAACGGAAAGTTATGTTCATCTGGTCGAAAAGTTTCGCCTGACGGATAAACGAGAACAATTGCTTAATCTGGTACGCTGCTGTGCCACCCGACAGGTCGGCATTGAAGCAATGCAGCTACTCTGGCGATTCGGAGAGAAAGAGTTTGTGCGACAACAACTGCACGACGATAAAACCGCTGAAGCGATCATGACGGCACTCAAAGGCAACGGAAGCCCCGATGCACTGGTGCTGCTCAGTGAGGTTATGCTCGATGATTCGCGCCCGGTCGAACTGCGAAAAACAGCTACTCGCTTACTGGGTAGTAGTTGGGTGGGTGAGCGGGCCTTGCTGGATGAGGTCAAGAAAAAAGCCTTTCCTGATGTACTGAAACCCACGGCCAGTAGCGTCTTATTCGGTGCTTTTCGGAACGAGATCAAACGCGAAGCGGCTGACTATCTGCCCAAACCTGCCGGAAAAAACGGTGAACCATTGCCACCAGTCTATTTGCTTGTGTACGAAAGCGGTCTGGCGAGCCGAGGAAAAACAATTTTTGCACAGAATTGCCAGCCCTGTCATCGTGTGCAGCAGTCAGGGGCTTTATTCGGCCCCGAACTGTCGAAAATTGGTGCAAAGCTCTCCAAAGAGGGGCTCTTTCGGGCTATTCTCTATCCCGATGAAGGCATCAATTACGGGTACGAGACCTATCAAATTCATACCCGCGATGGTAGTCAGTTAACGGGACTTCTGGACAGTGAATCGAGCGATGAAGTAATCCTTAAATTGCCGGGAGGGGTTAAACAAACGCTACGGAAAGCCGATATCCAGTCAAAAACAAAAGCCCCCCAGTCAATGATGCCTTCTTTTGGCGAAGCGCTCTCCAAACAGGAACTGGTCGATCTGGTCGCTTATCTAACAACGCTGAGGTAA